One Punica granatum isolate Tunisia-2019 chromosome 3, ASM765513v2, whole genome shotgun sequence genomic window carries:
- the LOC116200658 gene encoding pentatricopeptide repeat-containing protein At3g29230-like, whose protein sequence is MTSSVSRNLSRHLHLRSAKMANPPKQSAQETPHRALEAKFITLLQSCKVPKQLHQVQAQLVVHGFEHNDYIGPKVISLCFETKEIGYARKVFDQIPDPHVSLWNAMFKGYCRNEMYSNVVALFGYMKGMDVVPNCFTFPIILKSCGKIGALVEGREVHCFVIKAGFRGNPFIGTSLIDMYSGGGEISSAFKAFSELHDRNVVAWTSMVNGYISCGDIVSARSLFDLAPGRDIVLWNTMVSGYIEIGDMVEARKLFHQMPNRDVMSWNTMLNGYASNGDIGSCEALFEEMPERNVFSWNGLIGGYSRSGDLSKVLDSFKRMWIEANVRPNDATLVTVLSACAKLRALDLGQWIHVYSDNNGYRGNVYVGNALMDMYAKCGIVANAVDVFMRMERKDLISWNTIINCLAVHSRGSEALSMFQQMKHTDVNPDGITFVGVLCACTHMGLVTDGFSYFQSMIDDYLIEPKIEHYGCMVDLLGRAGLLAQAVDFVGKMPIKADAVIWTALLGACKIYKNVEVAELALERLIEIEPENPSNYVMLSNIYGDLGRWKDMARLKLAVKETGFRKPPGCSSIELADGVVEFFSLDERHPDKDTIYDVLKGLVKLLKSSGYVPDLMELESGT, encoded by the coding sequence ATGACTTCTTCCGTCTCGAGGAATCTCAGCAGACACTTGCATTTACGCTCTGCCAAAATGGCGAACCCACCGAAGCAATCAGCTCAGGAGACTCCCCACAGGGCATTAGAAGCCAAATTCATCACTCTTCTGCAGTCATGCAAGGTTCCGAAGCAGCTTCACCAAGTACAAGCCCAACTGGTGGTTCATGGATTCGAACACAACGATTACATCGGCCCGAAGGTCATCTCCTTGTGCTTTGAAACGAAGGAAATCGGTTATGCGCGCAAGGTGTTCGACCAAATTCCCGACCCGCATGTCTCTCTCTGGAACGCCATGTTCAAAGGGTACTGTCGGAATGAGATGTACAGTAACGTTGTGGCTTTGTTTGGTTACATGAAGGGGATGGATGTTGTGCCCAATTGCTTCACATTCCCTATAATTCTGAAATCTTGTGGGAAGATTGGCGCTTTGGTGGAAGGCAGAGAAGTTCACTGTTTCGTGATCAAGGCTGGGTTCAGGGGTAACCCTTTTATAGGCACTTCATTGATAGATATGTACTCGGGTGGGGGAGAAATCAGCTCTGCTTTTAAGGCCTTTAGTGAGCTGCATGACCGAAATGTGGTTGCTTGGACTTCAATGGTCAATGGGTACATTTCGTGTGGAGATATAGTTTCTGCGAGGAGTTTATTTGACTTGGCTCCTGGACGGGATATTGTGTTGTGGAACACGATGGTTTCGGGTTATATCGAGATTGGGGACATGGTGGAAGCAAGAAAGCTTTTTCATCAGATGCCCAACAGGGATGTGATGTCGTGGAACACAATGCTGAATGGGTATGCAAGTAATGGGGATATCGGTTCTTGTGAGGCATTGTTTGAGGAGATGCCTGAAAGGAATGTCTTTTCTTGGAATGGTTTGATTGGGGGCTACTCACGTAGTGGTGACCTCTCAAAGGTTTTAGACTCCTTTAAGAGGATGTGGATCGAGGCCAATGTGAGACCAAATGATGCTACACTTGTAACAGTATTGTCTGCTTGTGCGAAGCTACGAGCTCTTGATTTGGGCCAGTGGATCCATGTTTATTCAGATAATAACGGCTACAGAGGAAATGTATATGTTGGTAATGCTCTTATGGACATGTATGCAAAATGTGGGATCGTGGCGAATGCCGTTGATGTGTTCATGAGGATGGAGAGAAAGGATCTGATTTCTTGGAACACCATTATAAATTGCTTGGCAGTTCACAGTCGTGGATCAGAAGCATTAAGTATGTTTCAGCAGATGAAGCATACTGATGTAAACCCTGATGGAATCACATTTGTGGGTGTCTTATGTGCTTGCACGCATATGGGATTGGTTACTGAtggtttttcttattttcaatcaatgaTTGATGATTACTTAATAGAACCCAAGATCGAGCATTATGGGTGTATGGTCGATCTGCTAGGGCGAGCTGGTCTTTTAGCCCAGGCTGTTGATTTTGTGGGTAAGATGCCTATAAAAGCCGATGCTGTAATTTGGACTGCCCTGTTAGGAGCATGTAAGATTTACAAGAATGTAGAAGTAGCTGAACTTGCTCTTGAGCGGCTTATCGAAATTGAACCAGAAAACCCTTCAAACTATGTCATGTTATCCAATATATATGGGGATCTTGGGAGATGGAAGGACATGGCAAGGCTGAAGCTTGCGGTGAAGGAAACTGGGTTCAGGAAACCGCCAGGATGTAGCTCGATTGAGCTCGCGGATGGTGTTGTCGAGTTCTTTTCCTTAGATGAGAGACATCCCGATAAAGATACTATATATGATGTGTTGAAGGGACTGGTTAAGTTGTTAAAATCATCTGGGTATGTCCCTGACCTGATGGAACTTGAAAGTGGAACTTGA
- the LOC116200659 gene encoding probable receptor-like protein kinase At1g49730 isoform X5, with translation MMRLCSIAALIHCPVSFVRRFSYKDIKKATDGFCRIIYSSAHGAAYKAKFRDGELALVKEIKDFEQTKDVFYREVQLLGRLHHRHLLPLIGFSMEQKSLLVFENIENGSLKDHLNDPLRTPLNWKTRRQIAVGVAAALVSRQCIYIGTHEYLLLFNDPPIYHVSISSSNIMLDEDFTAKLSDVGFLGSSGNSTNAPHTKCSEDRTGSQCNNIIFQLGVLILELITGQSSEEGGFDLIQWVQENRLGGSVHNLIDPDLGSDYSSRELENLLDVARACIRSRDKPVFSAAKLLRYLQKKIDTPT, from the exons ATGATGCGTCTCTGTAGCATTGCTGCCTTGATTCATT GCCCAGTTTCGTTTGTGAGGCGCTTTTCATACAAGGACATAAAGAAGGCCACTGATGGATTTTGCCGGATTATCTACAGCAGTGCTCATGGTGCTGCCTATAAGGCCAAATTTCGAGATGGTGAGCTCGCTCTTGTTAAAGAAATAAAGGATTTCGAACAAACAAAAGACGTGTTCTATAGGGAAGTGCAACTCTTGGGACGGTTGCATCACCGCCATCTCCTTCCACTGATAGGATTTTCCATGGAACAGAAGAG TTTGCTTGTGTTTGAAAATATCGAGAATGGAAGCTTGAAAGATCACCTTAATG ATCCTCTCAGGACTCCCCTGAACTGGAAGACGAGAAGACAGATAGCCGTCGGTGTGGCTGCAGCTTTGGTGAGTCGTCAATGCATATACATCGGTACACAT GAGTATCTGCTTCTCTTCAATGATCCTCCGATCTATCATGTTTCCATTAGCTCAAGTAATATCATGCTTGATGAGGACTTTACGGCCAAG CTATCCGATGTCGGGTTTCTTGGGTCTTCTGGCAATTCTACGAACGCACCCCACACGAAATGCTCAGAAG ATCGTACGGGATCACAGTGCAACAACATAATCTTCCAGCTCGGAGTGCTGATCCTGGAGCTCATCACGGGCCAGTCCTCCGAGGAGGGAGGCTTCGATTTGATTCAATGGGTACAAGAGAACCGTCTTGGAGGATCAGTACACAATCTGATAGACCCCGATCTCGGGAGCGACTACAGTTCGAGAGAGCTAGAGAACCTTCTAGATGTAGCACGGGCGTGCATAAGGTCTAGGGACAAGCCGGTTTTTTCGGCTGCAAAGTTGCTTAGATACCTTCAAAAGAAAATCGATACTCCGACATGA
- the LOC116200659 gene encoding probable receptor-like protein kinase At1g49730 isoform X2, whose amino-acid sequence MILNFGAPSAIVWRCLHCGSFSKHLELRSEFYREVANLLIVSSTAGPVSFVRRFSYKDIKKATDGFCRIIYSSAHGAAYKAKFRDGELALVKEIKDFEQTKDVFYREVQLLGRLHHRHLLPLIGFSMEQKSLLVFENIENGSLKDHLNDPLRTPLNWKTRRQIAVGVAAALEYLLLFNDPPIYHVSISSSNIMLDEDFTAKLSDVGFLGSSGNSTNAPHTKCSEDRTGSQCNNIIFQLGVLILELITGQSSEEGGFDLIQWVQENRLGGSVHNLIDPDLGSDYSSRELENLLDVARACIRSRDKPVFSAAKLLRYLQKKIDTPT is encoded by the exons ATGATTTTGAACTTCGGGGCTCCGTCTGCCATAGTTTGGAGATGTCTTCATTGCGGTTCCTTTTCTAAGCATCTCGAGCTGAGGTCTGAATTCTATCGAGAAGTTGCTAATCTTCTCATTGTATCTTCCACTGCAGGCCCAGTTTCGTTTGTGAGGCGCTTTTCATACAAGGACATAAAGAAGGCCACTGATGGATTTTGCCGGATTATCTACAGCAGTGCTCATGGTGCTGCCTATAAGGCCAAATTTCGAGATGGTGAGCTCGCTCTTGTTAAAGAAATAAAGGATTTCGAACAAACAAAAGACGTGTTCTATAGGGAAGTGCAACTCTTGGGACGGTTGCATCACCGCCATCTCCTTCCACTGATAGGATTTTCCATGGAACAGAAGAG TTTGCTTGTGTTTGAAAATATCGAGAATGGAAGCTTGAAAGATCACCTTAATG ATCCTCTCAGGACTCCCCTGAACTGGAAGACGAGAAGACAGATAGCCGTCGGTGTGGCTGCAGCTTTG GAGTATCTGCTTCTCTTCAATGATCCTCCGATCTATCATGTTTCCATTAGCTCAAGTAATATCATGCTTGATGAGGACTTTACGGCCAAG CTATCCGATGTCGGGTTTCTTGGGTCTTCTGGCAATTCTACGAACGCACCCCACACGAAATGCTCAGAAG ATCGTACGGGATCACAGTGCAACAACATAATCTTCCAGCTCGGAGTGCTGATCCTGGAGCTCATCACGGGCCAGTCCTCCGAGGAGGGAGGCTTCGATTTGATTCAATGGGTACAAGAGAACCGTCTTGGAGGATCAGTACACAATCTGATAGACCCCGATCTCGGGAGCGACTACAGTTCGAGAGAGCTAGAGAACCTTCTAGATGTAGCACGGGCGTGCATAAGGTCTAGGGACAAGCCGGTTTTTTCGGCTGCAAAGTTGCTTAGATACCTTCAAAAGAAAATCGATACTCCGACATGA
- the LOC116200659 gene encoding probable receptor-like protein kinase At1g49730 isoform X3 — MAAFIADADNGVDRLIRKIHSCLHRSPPPGPVSFVRRFSYKDIKKATDGFCRIIYSSAHGAAYKAKFRDGELALVKEIKDFEQTKDVFYREVQLLGRLHHRHLLPLIGFSMEQKSLLVFENIENGSLKDHLNDPLRTPLNWKTRRQIAVGVAAALVSRQCIYIGTHEYLLLFNDPPIYHVSISSSNIMLDEDFTAKLSDVGFLGSSGNSTNAPHTKCSEDRTGSQCNNIIFQLGVLILELITGQSSEEGGFDLIQWVQENRLGGSVHNLIDPDLGSDYSSRELENLLDVARACIRSRDKPVFSAAKLLRYLQKKIDTPT, encoded by the exons atgGCGGCTTTTATTGCTGATGCTGACAATGGCGTCGATCGGTTGATCCGCAAGATCCACTCGTGTCTTCATCGTTCTCCTCCTCCAG GCCCAGTTTCGTTTGTGAGGCGCTTTTCATACAAGGACATAAAGAAGGCCACTGATGGATTTTGCCGGATTATCTACAGCAGTGCTCATGGTGCTGCCTATAAGGCCAAATTTCGAGATGGTGAGCTCGCTCTTGTTAAAGAAATAAAGGATTTCGAACAAACAAAAGACGTGTTCTATAGGGAAGTGCAACTCTTGGGACGGTTGCATCACCGCCATCTCCTTCCACTGATAGGATTTTCCATGGAACAGAAGAG TTTGCTTGTGTTTGAAAATATCGAGAATGGAAGCTTGAAAGATCACCTTAATG ATCCTCTCAGGACTCCCCTGAACTGGAAGACGAGAAGACAGATAGCCGTCGGTGTGGCTGCAGCTTTGGTGAGTCGTCAATGCATATACATCGGTACACAT GAGTATCTGCTTCTCTTCAATGATCCTCCGATCTATCATGTTTCCATTAGCTCAAGTAATATCATGCTTGATGAGGACTTTACGGCCAAG CTATCCGATGTCGGGTTTCTTGGGTCTTCTGGCAATTCTACGAACGCACCCCACACGAAATGCTCAGAAG ATCGTACGGGATCACAGTGCAACAACATAATCTTCCAGCTCGGAGTGCTGATCCTGGAGCTCATCACGGGCCAGTCCTCCGAGGAGGGAGGCTTCGATTTGATTCAATGGGTACAAGAGAACCGTCTTGGAGGATCAGTACACAATCTGATAGACCCCGATCTCGGGAGCGACTACAGTTCGAGAGAGCTAGAGAACCTTCTAGATGTAGCACGGGCGTGCATAAGGTCTAGGGACAAGCCGGTTTTTTCGGCTGCAAAGTTGCTTAGATACCTTCAAAAGAAAATCGATACTCCGACATGA
- the LOC116200659 gene encoding probable receptor-like protein kinase At1g49730 isoform X4: protein MAAFIADADNGVDRLIRKIHSCLHRSPPPGPVSFVRRFSYKDIKKATDGFCRIIYSSAHGAAYKAKFRDGELALVKEIKDFEQTKDVFYREVQLLGRLHHRHLLPLIGFSMEQKSLLVFENIENGSLKDHLNDPLRTPLNWKTRRQIAVGVAAALEYLLLFNDPPIYHVSISSSNIMLDEDFTAKLSDVGFLGSSGNSTNAPHTKCSEDRTGSQCNNIIFQLGVLILELITGQSSEEGGFDLIQWVQENRLGGSVHNLIDPDLGSDYSSRELENLLDVARACIRSRDKPVFSAAKLLRYLQKKIDTPT from the exons atgGCGGCTTTTATTGCTGATGCTGACAATGGCGTCGATCGGTTGATCCGCAAGATCCACTCGTGTCTTCATCGTTCTCCTCCTCCAG GCCCAGTTTCGTTTGTGAGGCGCTTTTCATACAAGGACATAAAGAAGGCCACTGATGGATTTTGCCGGATTATCTACAGCAGTGCTCATGGTGCTGCCTATAAGGCCAAATTTCGAGATGGTGAGCTCGCTCTTGTTAAAGAAATAAAGGATTTCGAACAAACAAAAGACGTGTTCTATAGGGAAGTGCAACTCTTGGGACGGTTGCATCACCGCCATCTCCTTCCACTGATAGGATTTTCCATGGAACAGAAGAG TTTGCTTGTGTTTGAAAATATCGAGAATGGAAGCTTGAAAGATCACCTTAATG ATCCTCTCAGGACTCCCCTGAACTGGAAGACGAGAAGACAGATAGCCGTCGGTGTGGCTGCAGCTTTG GAGTATCTGCTTCTCTTCAATGATCCTCCGATCTATCATGTTTCCATTAGCTCAAGTAATATCATGCTTGATGAGGACTTTACGGCCAAG CTATCCGATGTCGGGTTTCTTGGGTCTTCTGGCAATTCTACGAACGCACCCCACACGAAATGCTCAGAAG ATCGTACGGGATCACAGTGCAACAACATAATCTTCCAGCTCGGAGTGCTGATCCTGGAGCTCATCACGGGCCAGTCCTCCGAGGAGGGAGGCTTCGATTTGATTCAATGGGTACAAGAGAACCGTCTTGGAGGATCAGTACACAATCTGATAGACCCCGATCTCGGGAGCGACTACAGTTCGAGAGAGCTAGAGAACCTTCTAGATGTAGCACGGGCGTGCATAAGGTCTAGGGACAAGCCGGTTTTTTCGGCTGCAAAGTTGCTTAGATACCTTCAAAAGAAAATCGATACTCCGACATGA
- the LOC116200659 gene encoding probable receptor-like protein kinase At1g49730 isoform X1, protein MILNFGAPSAIVWRCLHCGSFSKHLELRSEFYREVANLLIVSSTAGPVSFVRRFSYKDIKKATDGFCRIIYSSAHGAAYKAKFRDGELALVKEIKDFEQTKDVFYREVQLLGRLHHRHLLPLIGFSMEQKSLLVFENIENGSLKDHLNDPLRTPLNWKTRRQIAVGVAAALVSRQCIYIGTHEYLLLFNDPPIYHVSISSSNIMLDEDFTAKLSDVGFLGSSGNSTNAPHTKCSEDRTGSQCNNIIFQLGVLILELITGQSSEEGGFDLIQWVQENRLGGSVHNLIDPDLGSDYSSRELENLLDVARACIRSRDKPVFSAAKLLRYLQKKIDTPT, encoded by the exons ATGATTTTGAACTTCGGGGCTCCGTCTGCCATAGTTTGGAGATGTCTTCATTGCGGTTCCTTTTCTAAGCATCTCGAGCTGAGGTCTGAATTCTATCGAGAAGTTGCTAATCTTCTCATTGTATCTTCCACTGCAGGCCCAGTTTCGTTTGTGAGGCGCTTTTCATACAAGGACATAAAGAAGGCCACTGATGGATTTTGCCGGATTATCTACAGCAGTGCTCATGGTGCTGCCTATAAGGCCAAATTTCGAGATGGTGAGCTCGCTCTTGTTAAAGAAATAAAGGATTTCGAACAAACAAAAGACGTGTTCTATAGGGAAGTGCAACTCTTGGGACGGTTGCATCACCGCCATCTCCTTCCACTGATAGGATTTTCCATGGAACAGAAGAG TTTGCTTGTGTTTGAAAATATCGAGAATGGAAGCTTGAAAGATCACCTTAATG ATCCTCTCAGGACTCCCCTGAACTGGAAGACGAGAAGACAGATAGCCGTCGGTGTGGCTGCAGCTTTGGTGAGTCGTCAATGCATATACATCGGTACACAT GAGTATCTGCTTCTCTTCAATGATCCTCCGATCTATCATGTTTCCATTAGCTCAAGTAATATCATGCTTGATGAGGACTTTACGGCCAAG CTATCCGATGTCGGGTTTCTTGGGTCTTCTGGCAATTCTACGAACGCACCCCACACGAAATGCTCAGAAG ATCGTACGGGATCACAGTGCAACAACATAATCTTCCAGCTCGGAGTGCTGATCCTGGAGCTCATCACGGGCCAGTCCTCCGAGGAGGGAGGCTTCGATTTGATTCAATGGGTACAAGAGAACCGTCTTGGAGGATCAGTACACAATCTGATAGACCCCGATCTCGGGAGCGACTACAGTTCGAGAGAGCTAGAGAACCTTCTAGATGTAGCACGGGCGTGCATAAGGTCTAGGGACAAGCCGGTTTTTTCGGCTGCAAAGTTGCTTAGATACCTTCAAAAGAAAATCGATACTCCGACATGA